The genomic region CAGAAGTATAGGCAACTCAGACATGAATGGATGAAGTGTGATTTGTTTGTCTCGCCATTATGTGATCAGATCCGTGAGCTTGTCCCAGAATCGCAGGCCTACATGGACCTGCTGGCTTTTGAACGCAAACTGGACCAAACTATCATGAGGAAAAGAGTGGATATCCAAGAGGCTCTTAAAAGACCAATGAAGGTATGTATGGCGCTGGCATAGCAGGTTAACGTTACGTCTATAAATCAATCCCTACAGGATTTTGGGATCTTTCGTTTTCACAAAATTCAGGCAAATTCAAGGATTTTCCGTAAATTTGGTGAGAAATGAGGTGATGATCTAGTGGCTGAAAATATCTGTCTTCACCCGCACAGCAAAAGCGCAAGTTGAGACTATACATCTCGAACACCTTCAACCCTGCCAAACCCGAAGCTGAGGACTCAGAGGGAAGCATTGCATCCTGGGAGCTGCGGGTTGAGGGAAAGCTGCTGGATGACGTACGTTTGCCCCATCTCTACATTACCAAAACATCTGATTCACTAGCTGTTAAAAGGATCCCTCCCTTTATTTTCAAACCTCCAACAGTAATGTCTTTTCATTGTATGTTTACACAGTTATGCTTACAGCAGAGCCATGCAGGATGTAGTCCATGTATTTCAGCAGTATTccagcagtatttcagcagtaTATCAGCAGTATTTCTGCAGTATTTCTGCAGTATTccagcagtatttcagcagtatttcagcagtatttcagcagtaTTTCTGCAGTATTccagcagtatttcagcagtatttcagcagtatatcagcagtatttcagcagtatttcagcagtatatcagcagtatttcagcagtatttcagcagtatatcagcagtatttcagcagtatttcagcagtatttcagcagtattccagcagtatttcagcagtaTATCAGCAGTATTTCTGCAGTATTCCAGCAGTATTTCTGAGATGCACTGCCCTGTTTTGTAGCACCAGAATGTGCATGAATGGGTGTGTGGGAGGATACCCGCTCGCGTGGGCACTGAGCCTCGGGGCAGAGCACCTTCTAATCTCCATCATGCCTTGCACTCCCTCAGCCTGCGAAGCAGAAGCGAAAGTTCTCTTCCTTCTTCAAGAGCCTGGTCATCGAGCTGGACAAGGATCTTTATGGTCCAGACAATCATTTAGTTGAGGTCAGTTGCACTCGTCGCTCTTGTTTCATAGTATCACCTCTCTTAAGGCCATGCAATGTATATACAACCCTGGAAATGCAACCCTGGAGTTTTCAAACTCAAACGGGGCTAACAGTGTTTCCAAAAGTCTCTAAAAACTCTGTTTTAGAACTAAACCATATTAGTGTGGATGAGGCTGTAATGGAATGCCTGTTAAGAGCATAGATGTTACTGCTTAGTCTCATTCATCCATTCTTGTCTCCGTGGTCTATTGTTTGGCGTTGACAATAACCATAGAAACCGAGGCTCTATTGACTGCAGTCACAATGTTTGGAGTGCACTTCCAAAATGAAATGACATCACTGACTCACAGTGATGTCTAGCCTCGAGATTTTATTATGTGCATTCAATTGCATTGTGTGTAAAAGGTGCTCATGGGTTTCGATAGTAACAATGTTAAAAAGCTTAGACTAAAAAGCATTCTGACATTGACCCAAATATATTTGGCAAAAGGGTCTGTAAAACACATTCATGAAGAACAAGACAGATTTCAACAAGCAAAGTAAGtcatatatgggccattctaccgaattggttggaaatattttgaaattttttatgttttattcccaaaactttgtccgtatatatattgtaccatatctaaagtacacatatctagtaaatgaaccgtcaatttttctattgtattttcagaatgtgttggaatgtttttcctctccctaaaattgtcactaccgaaacatagtaataaactatagtaaaaacgtattattattaacctgttcagattgtgtttccttcccttctctgaagagtatttttacaaatatttctttaagattttcacaatgaaatcgataaaaatgaaatttttaccaaatttcaaagttcaatttatacaattcatcaaaatctaagtgcaatatttctttgtaaaatgcaaaatactgatcatattgattccagagttgatgattgatgaaattgaactcaatatactttattttttacaaaacatccagtgtttcggtagtgactgcactgtttcggtagtgaccacagtattttgtttgcaaggttgtatcatatttcctcaaccttattgcttaatcttaactcataccatgctttaggttgggaatattaaaaacacaaatgttttgtgcttttgctgtcttttcctccatgattttatgaccttcttttgctccctgttggataaatcactgatacatttcaacgttccttcttcctttcgtttcttatttctttctctttccttccttaaatattcttggtgtttcactgggtcatccctcactctttgtcggtattctctcagcctctctgctccactttttccttttggcattttggtgtcttatgattctttctctcctgaacaatttcagatagaaatcagcattatctacatctttaccatttagtccacataacacatttatttcaaaatgatgggattgaactacttaccattccattttgtcactacagaaacgatcatgtcactaccgaaacgatcatgtcactaccgaaactttaccatatgtttttgtagtgactgtttcggtagtgacaattctagctaaatttgagcataaataaataattctagcaagcacatggctagcaaacaaatctttgaagaggtgtacacacaaacaaacataatactttgcataaaacccccaaaagtttacttaattgaagaaaaaaaggtgttcggtaATGACAATtctaaggttacacactgattttcagactttggaacacatttatatcaaaagtatgggatctagctacttaccattcagccatgagggacagggatacagtatcactgcctggttataaatgcaggggtgtggctaaaaaacaggctcagccaacggactaaaactcctgtgtttcggtagtgacatgaaaactatggacatgattttttgagtatagtttattttttttttaaattaaacccacaataaatctaaatcttccaagttctgtttaaacttaatcataaagatctttgatattagataattgaaaaaaatctaaaaaatgtaaaaagtgttatttttgataattgaaatttagatgtcagggttggggacagctacttcccaatagaaagtaccctataaatgatgattttgtatatatttagcttatccctatctcatttaatgtcttgggtttaaatagaccataacatgttcttagtaaatatctatgtctgaatacttaattgttttgtaaatagtttttcttgttgtgggaccacactttgcaccaattcggtagaatggcccatataagacatatgttttttctctgttactgtatatgaaaCTCACTCTTTAATAAGGTGTATGAACTGGAATATGGGTTtgggtgagggagggatggatggatggatggatggatggactgaGTAAATGGCTCTGAGTCAGTTGAACATAAAACATTGCAGGAAATCTTCAAGTAGTTCAAAACAATACAAGTGCACATTATCAGAACATTTGCAACATGCTTCCAAACTCAGCAGTCTTAGCTAAATCAGCATCATTGGTCAAAGGATGAGCAGTGAAAGATTGTCTTGTTTCGATGGATTTCATGTGAAAACACCGCtgttatactataatataacagAACTCTAGTTTAGCTCTGAAGTTAGTTGCGGTTTGCATGATTTAGCAAATGACTCGATGGAATGGAATGGTCTGATTTATTCTTCGTATACTACGCCACAgatctgaagcacacacaacacgctacgatggagagagagaaggagggatgattaGGAGATATTTTCCATAGTGTAGTGTCTCTTCTTTGTTGGCCTTGGTTGGCGTCCCTTTGTCTTCAAAGGCAGCGATGTTTCCTCAATGTCCCAGCACCACTCCTTGTTCTGTTCTCTCACCACACGTAGCGGTCGGTGTCTTCACCCCGCAAACCCACAGCATGACCTAAGTCTTCTGCATAATCTCTGAGTGTAGCATACAAGTTACATTTCAGGTATTGGGAGGTAGATAGGGAGGTTTCAGTTATATGGAGGTAGATAGGGAGGTTTCAGTTATAGGGAggtagtgtgtctgtgggtctggTTCAGGGTGTGAAGTGGGGTGTGTTAGGAAGGGGAACAGGTCTTCCTAGCTATGAAAGGTGTGCAGGTCTGCAGACAGGAAAGATCCGGCTGATCATTTGGATGTTAATGGACGTGGTGCAAATACATTATTGTAGGGGAGGGATTGACATGAGTTGCAGCTATTTAGAAAGTCTATGAAAAAAATCAATATTCTTCAGAAGCGAGTGGTGCTTGCTGTTACAGTTTTAGCTTTTTCACTTCTAGTCGAAATGTCCTTGGTGATTgttcatagttttttttttctttttgaatacCTTATTGGGAGTAGCAGTTTGAAATTTAATTTGTAAAAAAAGAGCACATTGAAAGACTGGCCAATGCCAGGTCAAAATATCAGTAATGACTAATAAACCTTTTTCATTGTGTGGCTCAAAATGACTGAAGCCTTCGCAAAGACCTTGAAAAGCACTGAAATGATTTTTTCACTTAGCTTTGTAATAGTCATTATTGTAACTGCGCTGTTTGCCGggaacattcacactgtattAGTCAGTGTAGGGCGACAAGTCAGGGTCATATTATATGAGCATATGCTTGTATCCTAACAGTGGCACAGGACCCCCACCACCCAGGAGACGGATGGCTTCCAAGTGAAGAGACCTGGGGATGTGAACGTCCACTGTACATTGCTGCTGATGCTGGATTACCAGGTGAGCCTTACACTGGATTACAAGATATATGTGGATTCCCATTGGATTATCAAGTGACATCCAcccatgctctcacacacacattacacacttagggcctcatttactaacagaattgcgcccatttcaggcatAATTTCTGCacaaatagcgggtaaagaaataaaaccgtatttacaaaggcgGCGCACTTGAGTAAAAACGCAGATTacccgctgctgggagggtaaaagggaaagtgggtgttcgtcgcaaagagatgaggggagatgcgtaaagtgcgctgGCATCATGGTGTAAAAAGGATGAAATAACAATCACAGAATTTAAGGCACCTGCACTGAACAGAAGGGAAAGGCACCTATATGGTCCTGTTCAACCCTTAAAAAGCAAAGATTTTTTGAAAAGCATCGTTTTCAGTGTCGGAATACACCGTTTTAGTGTGGACAGAAATATTTATGCGTTTCTATATTTAGTGTGGACGGGGtctaagtttgctgtaacctcgtgaaccaaaagctgtaattctaattctaactcatcatccacGCAGGCATTCTCACCTATTTTAGCGAAGCGCTATTAGCACTAATGGTGCTAAAAATATCTGTCTTCACCCGCACAGCAAAAGCGCAAGTTGAGACTATACATCTCAAACACCTTCAACCCTGCCAAACCCGAAGCTGAGGACTCAGAGGGAAGCATTGCATCCTGGGAGCTGCGGGTTGAGGGCACTAATGGGCGGAGTAAGGCGCTGATTACCCGACGAGGATCTGGTTTGATAAATACCACGCAAAATGCGGGAAAACActgtgcgctatatgcggtttggcaaaggcgctgattgcgctgcggtcgcaatgttagtaaatgaggcccttagtaACATATTCTATTTTTAAAAGGGATGGATCAGATCTTTCTACTGACTGAATGCATTTGCTTGTGTCTCAATCCGTTCCTTCAGCCTCCCCAGTTTAAACTGGACCCACGGTTGGCCCGCCTTCTGGGCATCCACACTCAGACGCGCAGCTGCATCATCCAGGCTCTGTGGCAGTACTTCAAGACCAACAAGTTGCAGGACTCCCATGAAAAGGAGTACATCAACTGTGACAAATACTTCCAGCAGGTGCTACACCTTCCAACTGCCCCCATTCCACCCTGGAAGTCACTACACATTAGTACTTGCTGTTTTACTTACTGGCGGTTTTTCAGAAGTGACTTGGTCATCCGGGGTTATTAGGGCAATGGTGGATGTTTGTGCTGATGTAGATTATTTTGCtttgtctctgcttctctttcttttatctcGTTTTCACACTTGTTatattggtctctctctctctctctctctctctctctctctctcttctcagatTTTTGACTGTCCTCGTTTGAAGTTCAGTGAGATACCCCAGCGGCTCACTAACTTGCTGCTTCCCCCTGATCCCATAGTCATCAACCATATCATCAGGTACCATTGACTGCTCTGTCAAATTAGTCATGTATATGAATAGATTCAATCATTTAGAATGTATGGCAATTAACTCATTTGTAACATGAAACAATTATAAAAACGGATTCTGATGCTTATGTAACATATTTATATTATCATATGATAGAAATACATGATATGATTACATAAGGCCTATTCTTTCCAATAGTGTGGATCCAAATGATCAGAAGAAGACGGCTTGTTATGACATTGATGTGGAGGTGGAAGACCCTCTGAAGACCCAGATGAGTGGCTTCCTGCTGTCAACGGCCAATCAGCAAGAGATCGCCCTGCTTGACAACAAGGTCAGCTTGCTATCTCTAGTTCTGCTAAAGCAAGCCAACAAGGTCCGCTCTCTATCTCTAGTTCTGCTAAGGCAAGCCAAGGCCATTCAACCATCTACTGGTTTTAATGAAATTACATAAGACACTACTTACAGTGATACAAAGTATCATGCTCTGACCCAAGCATATAGAAAAAGGGGACTTGAGTGTGATGGGGACTGTGTCCAGTGATCATggagtttatgtttatgtttatgtttattaaggatccccattagtctacaccatagtggagactattcttcctggggtccaggcaaaaaacattcaaatcaatcatacaaatcataaaatgcagtacagcatgatAAATGTTGGTGAACAAAAACACCATTTacagtaaaagtaaaataataaaaattaaaaaaaaaagaattaaaaacaaaaaaatgtgtctGTCCGAAAATACCTAAAATAATAACCTAATCTACTCTAATTTCCTTTCTGATTATTGCTGCCTTAAGTTTCCTTTTGAAATCACATTTATTTCTTGTTAGAGTCAAATATGAGGGGAGCACATTCCAGTATGCAATGGCTCTGTACATTACTGTTTTCTTAAGTGCATTGGTTCTGGGTAGAGGAAAAGTAAAGTGACCACTTAGTGCCTGTCTAGTATTATAACCATGTCTCTCATTTGCATGTGATAGCTGTAAAGACAAACTGACGGGTTTCTGTGAggaatacattatttaaaaacagaataagGCTGCATGCCAGTCTCTCATCCACCCTCATCCATGACAGCCTGGCATGTGATGGGCTGCCTTTCAGAAGACTGTATCCAGTGATCATTAAGTGTGATGGGCTGCCTTTCAGAAGACTGTGTCCAGTGATCATTAACTGTGATGGGCTGCCTCTCAGGACTGTATCCAGTGATCATTGAGTGTGATCG from Clupea harengus chromosome 25, Ch_v2.0.2, whole genome shotgun sequence harbors:
- the smarcd3a gene encoding SWI/SNF-related matrix-associated actin-dependent regulator of chromatin subfamily D member 3 isoform X3; translation: MEDSAGGARKATKSKLFEFLVHGVRPGMTSGARMPHQGAPMGPPGPPYGGTPSVRPGPPNPALDPSRKRSAPTQQAQQAQQQPAVQSRPRNAKRRKMADKILPQRIRELVPESQAYMDLLAFERKLDQTIMRKRVDIQEALKRPMKQKRKLRLYISNTFNPAKPEAEDSEGSIASWELRVEGKLLDDPAKQKRKFSSFFKSLVIELDKDLYGPDNHLVEWHRTPTTQETDGFQVKRPGDVNVHCTLLLMLDYQPPQFKLDPRLARLLGIHTQTRSCIIQALWQYFKTNKLQDSHEKEYINCDKYFQQIFDCPRLKFSEIPQRLTNLLLPPDPIVINHIISVDPNDQKKTACYDIDVEVEDPLKTQMSGFLLSTANQQEIALLDNKIHETIESINQLKIQRDFMLSFSRDPKGYIEDWICSQNRDLKLMTDVVGNPEEERKAEFYNQPWSPEAVSRYFYSKIQQRRLELEQSLAVRNT
- the smarcd3a gene encoding SWI/SNF-related matrix-associated actin-dependent regulator of chromatin subfamily D member 3 isoform X1 — translated: MEDSAGGARKATKSKLFEFLVHGVRPGMTSGARMPHQGAPMGPPGPPYGGTPSVRPGPPNPALDPSRKRSAPTQQAQQAQQQPAVQSRPRKKPVGFPAANEMASRQIDMREAQSDPPIGSNAKRRKMADKILPQRIRELVPESQAYMDLLAFERKLDQTIMRKRVDIQEALKRPMKQKRKLRLYISNTFNPAKPEAEDSEGSIASWELRVEGKLLDDPAKQKRKFSSFFKSLVIELDKDLYGPDNHLVEWHRTPTTQETDGFQVKRPGDVNVHCTLLLMLDYQPPQFKLDPRLARLLGIHTQTRSCIIQALWQYFKTNKLQDSHEKEYINCDKYFQQIFDCPRLKFSEIPQRLTNLLLPPDPIVINHIISVDPNDQKKTACYDIDVEVEDPLKTQMSGFLLSTANQQEIALLDNKIHETIESINQLKIQRDFMLSFSRDPKGYIEDWICSQNRDLKLMTDVVGNPEEERKAEFYNQPWSPEAVSRYFYSKIQQRRLELEQSLAVRNT
- the smarcd3a gene encoding SWI/SNF-related matrix-associated actin-dependent regulator of chromatin subfamily D member 3 isoform X2, whose protein sequence is MERKRPGMTSGARMPHQGAPMGPPGPPYGGTPSVRPGPPNPALDPSRKRSAPTQQAQQAQQQPAVQSRPRKKPVGFPAANEMASRQIDMREAQSDPPIGSNAKRRKMADKILPQRIRELVPESQAYMDLLAFERKLDQTIMRKRVDIQEALKRPMKQKRKLRLYISNTFNPAKPEAEDSEGSIASWELRVEGKLLDDPAKQKRKFSSFFKSLVIELDKDLYGPDNHLVEWHRTPTTQETDGFQVKRPGDVNVHCTLLLMLDYQPPQFKLDPRLARLLGIHTQTRSCIIQALWQYFKTNKLQDSHEKEYINCDKYFQQIFDCPRLKFSEIPQRLTNLLLPPDPIVINHIISVDPNDQKKTACYDIDVEVEDPLKTQMSGFLLSTANQQEIALLDNKIHETIESINQLKIQRDFMLSFSRDPKGYIEDWICSQNRDLKLMTDVVGNPEEERKAEFYNQPWSPEAVSRYFYSKIQQRRLELEQSLAVRNT